DNA sequence from the Pectinophora gossypiella chromosome 12, ilPecGoss1.1, whole genome shotgun sequence genome:
CAAAGAAAGTGCTATTAGCCTTGACTCTCTCCTTGACTCTTCAGGCGTAACAAGTATTACAAGTTCGctattttatttcagtttatttgggaaacaaacagttacgttttataacagatttaaataagttaattcATGCAACCTCTATGAAATTATACAGAACCAGACAGAgttattttaaagtttgtttttaaCTATATTGATACTCTTCGTATAACAAAAAGCTAATTTCCTTACCCTCTCCAGTACCTAAATCAGAAGAGACTATTAATCAGATCATTTGGTAGTTTTACCTGGAAAGTTGTCCGGAAGTTAGAAAATTGGAAACTTTTTGGGCGCCAGTATGTCGGTGCAAGCCAAGGCGGTAAGAGCTTTGTCACCGCAAAGCGTAAATTCGGAAAGAGCAGGTCAAAATCTACAAAGTCACTACAAACAATTTTCATAATTCCCGAAAAACTTTCCAGGCATCAAGCGACCAAACGACTCGACTATAACCCACTAGTAAAACATAATTTCGgatgtttacgtatgtatgtacttaaaccATAAGCATGGAATGTAATTCTAAAAGACTTACAGACGTACTCTTTGATTAACTGGCCTTATTTTGAACTCAGCGCTGAAAGTTATATCATTTTGTAGGGCAGCTCGATATAACACATGTtctgcatattttatctttctaTTGTAGAGCATCCATTGAGGGGATTCGGGTGTCCATCTGTAAGGGAACTCCTTTACAAAAATTATGAAGTCAACCTACTATTAAGTATATAGTTATCGACTGGCTTTCCGCCCGCGCCCTCGTTCGCGCACCATGCGTACGCCCAGTCAGTATTTTCACTGGTCATTCATGCTAATAGTTTTTTGCGTATTCATACGAACGCCAAATGTGAAACCAGCGTAATAAAAATATGCGTGCTGATTATCTGTCAGCCAATTTAGTTGGGAAATCAAACAGATTGCAAACATTTTTATGCTAAACATTGGTTGGCAATCAAAACATTTTGGGAAATGTTGTTTGGGTAACTTTGCGTGATTCAGAGAAAAGGCGGGACACCCTCTAAATGTCAACTAGCAGCATCTTTCAGTAATGACGCCATAAGATACGATGAATTGTTTAGTTAATTTCCTATTTTACTTGTCATTTTATTTCAATTGACTGAAACACTGAATTTTAGCGTATTCCATCCTACTTTGCTATCAAATTGCTATCAATAGTGGAACATAGCCTTGAAACCAAAACCGTCTGTTGGTTTAGCTTGCAATGGTAAAGAACAATACAGCACGCAACGGGTTTAGTAACTTAGCATAACAGACGTAGGTATTATAATCATCCACGCGACTGTCTCGTGAACTAGCAAATATAGTTTAAAGTAAACAATCTGTCTATTATCTACACGATAGGTGTCCCCTCTTGTTCGGAAGGTAGCAGCGCGACACGAATACAGTATTAATTTGTAGGTAAATTCAATATTAATAGATGTGTATTTGATGGTAATCGCTCgtcgtagagggaaaataaggccactcgccgtaaagagagtcgccgttcggggagtcgctgtcaacgatACAATTCAACAGAATCATGCGTTGTAACGTTGCCCGAATCACATGCCTACGTTTTGATCTACGAGAAACTGTATTCTATTTTTTGTCTTTCTTCCTTCTACGACATACGAACGACAGTACTTCAATTTCCGATATGATATGATGTAAGTAATACGATTTGACACAAAGGGGAATGAAGGTTTACCGCAATACGATGATATAACCAACTCCGCATAAACAGCCGATCAGGTTGAAGGTCTCGGAGTTTGGCATGCTGTTGGCCAATGGCACCACGCAAACTAGAGCCAGCAAACGAGGGCTCATCACGATCATACTCAACCACGAACGCCACGAGTTGCTGGCGATTTCACAAACTGAAAGTGTAAAAGTACTTTTAGTGCTAGATGGTTCTCCTGTTGGGGTAGGTAAAAGCCCTATTCCCAGTAgacttaccagttgaactactgggaatttccttcctaATAAACTTACTGAAAAGTAAGACTTCGCTTTTAAGGTATACTTATACTACTGCGTCTACGTATGCAGATATGTGTAAAGTTGGTACCTTTTCTGACTTTGTAACAAATACTACAATAGGTATATTTCAGTGGCCGTACACTAATcgaaaagaactgtattttgaggggcgccACGTAAGTATTTTGTTAGGGCTGCCACTGCTTAGAAGTCATTTAATACTTTCCTAAATGTATGTCCAACACACCATTGATCgttatcctattttctttcatttacggtcaagtaattattaatattaatttacttactatgTAATTTTACATGTTATATACATATAGCCTCTAATGGCTTCATGTTGTCTAACTAATACTGATAAGGGCGTCCCGAAGGATGATCATTGTTTTGTTCCATAATCATGGTGTTTTTGAcctatataacttaaaaaacaatataatttaaaaaatcattgaTTTCAGTAATGATAGTCCATATTATATTCATTACACATTgctaaaaacattaaaattaatacataattattacaaaaaccaatgaagaataatagtgtgcgtcaagctagcggcctcaaaaaaaaaatgggcacgaaaaaataatttgaccataccaaaaaatagtactcttattgaaaaaaatagtacctgttgtaaaaaaattagtaccatcacggttctggatttatatccatgttttattgcacttgctagcttgacggtgagcgaaatttggcgagagttaacgacaaggtctttcgctttgatttaaacgccaaaaaatagtaccgaaatagtactcaccccctgcaaaataccgaaagtagtaggtacttcaacggttccaaagttataaaggcagttctttgatcccgctagcttgacgttttgaaaatacctattatctggggaacgcttgcatacttcagtatgtaactaatgtcaataaactcgtatgaaatagtactccctaccatcataattttgatccgattctctttgtagaaatgttaaaaaatcatcataacctatgccatacatttgttgttgatacagtcacgtagacaattacataacctcacaatttattcgtaagtattgccattttggaggtctaccctaccatttctttgcacttcagtgctgctattacaaaaaaatcctattgcatacacccatatgcactaattttaatagaaaatggctgcatgggtctagttcttatcgaaaacaatctgtgattttaatacatcataatacatttttaatctgctgttttattttataatttataccttcatgttgaatttgttacggatcgaagtgtttgttaataaacaatttgcagtatttgtagaataactcaaagagtttcaacaatgatattactttcatctaacaaccctggcacgtcaccaatttttacccaaaaatggggaaaaatactgaaatctgacaacattcttgaccatgtgtaataattttgttcgcgactgtacttgtcttaataaatgtatgacataggacatatttctacaaagagaatcaggtccaaattatgatggtagggagtactatttcatacgagtttattgacattagttacaaactgaagtatgcaagcattccccagataataggtattttcaaaacgtcaagctagcgggatcaaagaactacctttataactttggaaccgttgaagtactactttcggtattttgcagggggtgagtactatttcgatactattttttggcgtttaaatcaaagcgaaagaccttgtcgttaactctcgccaaatttcgctcaccgtcaagctagcaagtgcaataaaacatggctataaatccagaaccgtgatggtactaatttttttacaacaggtactatttttttcaataagagtactattttttggtatggtcaaattattttttcgtgcccattttttttttgaggccgctagcttgacgcacacgaataataaagaatttaatttagGACTACAAAGCCGCTTTTTAAGAAACTTGCACCTTAAGAAACTTAATCCGATAAAGAAAATGACTTTGGAGTTTCTGAGATATGtgtaaacaaacatacatacatacacccgTGAAATTTGGCTCACATAGACTAATATATACGACAATGTGCAattccaataataataactacataaaatacattaagGGTTCTAAATTTGAATTCTGATAAGCCATGCGGCAGTACTAATAAATGATATTGCTGAGATATTTGCCCTGCAATACCTACTGAGGCAAAAGTCAACTTTAATGGAAAAACTACTTACCAGCGACATTAGCTTTTGTCACTACTAGTCataagataaatatttatacattgttttaagtttacgcggttattatcataattaaagtacataataacgggttcttaccacgtataaatggggatatgagactcctgggAGTCTGGgagaagaacccgttattatgtgctttaattaagataAATATTTGCAAAATTGTGCATACCTATGTAGGATATTATCTATCGGCATATATTATAACTATATAATACTTCTCATAATGATACAAATCTATACGCGTAATACGCATATTATAATAACGTAAGTGAACggccccgtggtccagtggttgagcgttgggctcacgatccggaggtcacgggttcgatccAGTGTTGACATCACAAAAACCTCTTTGTGATCCtaagttcggttaggacattacatgctgatcgccctatgtccgaaagtaagatgatccgtgcctcttAATCGATcgtgttactacttactaatgcaaGTACgtaacgtagtcgttacatgagccatgtcaggggcctttggcggctcaataataatcctgacatcagggttgatgaggttgaagAAAGATAGAAGATAATAGCATAAATTATGTGGTATATCTATCACAGAGTTCTCATTAGCATTACGCGTAGGTAAGGGCTCTGAGAACAGGTAGAAGGTACCTACTGTTATAAAAGGAGTTACTATATGCCTCAAGGACTCCAAGGTTATTATTAGTTACGTAGCGTGTTCTCTAAAAATAACTTGATCAATACTTTAATTAAGTTACAGGGTTGCGACGTTAATCGTGTTATGTAACGATTGGGGAATCTTAGGCCAAATTTGGCAGCGTTTTACAGTAAGGTTACGTACGCATTACGCAATATCATATGTGAAGCCTTGAACTAATATTTAGTGTAAGCAAAGTTTATACTTATGACGAGTCCCATGTAAAGATTAGCACTTCCAAATAGGGCTTCCAAGAACAGTACTAGTCTGAACCATCCTTCTGAATCGCAAAATGTGATCACCAATCTTAGTAAAAGCGTCGACATCACGTTTATTATTATGGTACATCTTCTACCGAAACTGCAAAAAAAGTCTCTTCTATCAACGTGGCCCATATTGTATAATCGTTTGTACTGTATTTAAAGGAACAGGTAGGATGTAGTTTCTTAGAATGACCCTAATAATGTAGTGCCAAAAATGCACCAGCCATTTAAAGTATTGTGTAAAAAAGCAGTAAAGTCAAccattaagaaataaataattcattgtatttttttcgtAAAGGCGCCAGTGGCATTTAAGCGCCttgttttgtaaacaaacaCAGGTATTTATCTAGGTAAAAGAGTGTCATTTATAAAGCGATGTGTAATCACTTTCTAAAAATAAGTTAGCATTTAGGATACCTAAATGTTAATTACCTGTCGGCCACCAAACCAAAAGTAACAAATCCAAATACCATTGCCAGACGATACACCACTGCCGTTAATGACAGCTTCATCTTGTTGTCACAGAAGATAAGCCACTGTATCAATAAATCAACATTATCATCCacgtattttgcaaataaattatctaaacGGACAGACAATACCTACAGATTTGTTATACCAGATTGTCCATAGAAGTTTGACGTTCCATTCGTCGCAGATAAAATTTGTGCCGTTGTCCAGTGTATACGTGCACAACGTTATATTGCCAACATTGGTGAACAAGCGGGAGGGTAAGCAGAAGACGTCAGATGAGCGAAGGAGGAAGATGTCTTCGAAGTGTGTGAAAAAGTTGCTTGTCATCAGGACAGTGGTGACTAATGTGACGAGCCATTGCCAATTTCCAATGTCACCCAACACATCTGTTGTAACATCTTCGTAAATCGTTCCGATTCTGGAATTTCAATCACAACTTCTATTGTGTTATAATTTCtataatgttatgtaatatattaGATTGTCACTTACATggacattttatttaaagtcaATATTAGAGCTCACTATTATTCTAAGCTAAACATTAGTAAGGAAAAACCTGACTAGATCGGAGCATAGCTCGCTAGATTTTCGAAATCATGTCATGTCATTTCAAGGTTAAGATATGtgctaaaattattatttgttcggGCTAAGTACTAGTTCGATCTGTTACctctatattattattgatttataaGAATTTCGAAACTGCAGGTGATGCTGTTAAGGATAATGCGCAGGTTCATTCCCTGGAACCGGTTGCATTCTAACATCGTGTACTGGTTAAATATACCTATACCAAGAGAAGCTAAAGACACCTACTATTTAGAATTATCGAATTAATAAGTGTTCATAGAGAATTATTATCACGTCATCACCGAAATAGTCgctgcaataaaatatttattaggttGGTACCTACTGTATTTTTCCACAATAAGCCTAGCGTCATAGGAGATCGaacttaaaacattattataataataaacttgaTAATAATAACACTTGTTGATCGTGCGTAATGTATACTAAGACATATCCGTTGAAACTATAGATTTTATGTTCTCAAAGTAACAAGCTGGTGTTTGATCACGAATCCCCTTGAAGACACTTACGGTATTGTACCGTCCTTTTCTAATTGTTATGCATATATTCGCGACACGCGTTGCGTCATTCGTATGTTACACGACAAgattaattttgtattatttatgtaaactTGGTGCGATCGAGAACTTCGTGACTTTGGTCCGTGGTAGAGCCGTGCGGATCGGTCGCGTTACCGCAAAGTTTATCAAATGTTTACAATACTTTTTGTCTATGTTAAGATAAGTAATTTGCCATCCATCTTTGTGATAATAATAGGGCGGCGCTTTCCGACATGATAGCAAACACCGAAGATCATTCAGCCATTGCCTTTTTTTGGTGCCAGTatgagataataataattgaaaatctATGTTACCTAAATAGGCGCTTGGGAAGTCATTAAATAAAAACTCAATTTATAATTATCCATACCTATCAAACTAGTTTCATCATGTAATTACTTAAATTGCTTACTTTATCATAAAGGTAGTTATCTTTCACATTTCccataacattatattatgtaactattaGTCTACGTATCAATAGCCAATAAGTTATGACATCTGGAGCGTCGATGTAGCCATTTATGAACGCGATAACAAGTTTGTCGCGAAGCGCCGCTACTGCTGAAAGAATGTGTTATCTGCTGGGATGTTAGCGCAGCAGCGGTACGATTGACActcgcggcggcggcgtgctAGAGAGGGC
Encoded proteins:
- the LOC126371620 gene encoding uncharacterized protein LOC126371620; this translates as MIKIGTIYEDVTTDVLGDIGNWQWLVTLVTTVLMTSNFFTHFEDIFLLRSSDVFCLPSRLFTNVGNITLCTYTLDNGTNFICDEWNVKLLWTIWYNKSWLIFCDNKMKLSLTAVVYRLAMVFGFVTFGLVADR